A genome region from Arachis duranensis cultivar V14167 chromosome 6, aradu.V14167.gnm2.J7QH, whole genome shotgun sequence includes the following:
- the LOC107494505 gene encoding casein kinase 1-like protein HD16 has translation MPELRSGARRSKRLGDLQPGPLPVDQGENWVQPAQNRTRRRVGGGRGRGGNATAVGKGPSPAVPTRRTAAGRGRGARLIDLDPEPCEALPEPVGLRAPEPVYNQVEVVANNNIVMEGGSADKVAGGAEEEASTTPVPERVQVGNSPVYKIERKLGKGGFGQVYVGRRMSGGSDRTGPDAIEVALKFEHRNSKGCNYGPPYEWQVYSTLNGCYGIPWVHYKGRQGDFYILVMDMLGPSLWDVWNSLGQSMSPSMVACIAVEAISILEKLHLKGFVHGDVKPENFLLGQPGTADDKKLYLIDLGLASRWKDASSGLHVDYDQRPDIFRGTIRYASVHAHLGRTGSRRDDLESLAYTLIFLIKGRLPWQGYQGDNKSFLVCKKKMATSPELMCCFCPPPFKQFLEAVTNMRFDEEPNYSKLISLFDSLIEPCTPLRPIRIDGALKVGQKRGRMLINLEEDEQPKKKVRLGSPATQWISVYNARRPMKQRYHYNVADTRLRQHVDKGIEDGLYISCVASSANLWALIMDAGTGFSSQVYELSPAFLHKDWIMEQWEKNYYISSIAGAVNGSSLVVMSKGTPYTQQSYKVSESFPFKWINKKWKEGFHVTSMTTAGNRWGVVMSRNAGYSDQVVELDFLYPSEGIHRRWESGYRITSMAATADQAAFILSIPKRKLLDETQETLRTSAFPSTHVKEKWSKNLYIASICYGRTVC, from the exons ATGCCAGAGTTGAGAAGTGGAGCTAGAAGGTCGAAACGGCTTGGTGATCTTCAGCCTGGTCCACTACCCGTTGATCAAGGAGAAAATTGGGTACAACCTGCTCAGAACAGAACTAGGAGGAGAGTTGGAGGTGGAAGAGGAAGAGGGGGTAATGCTACAGCTGTAGGCAAAGGGCCATCACCAGCTGTACCCACAAGGCGAACTGCAGCTGGTAGAGGCCGTGGAGCAAGATTGATTGATCTAGACCCTGAACCTTGTGAAGCCCTTCCTGAACCTGTTGGTTTAAGGGCTCCTGAACCTGTTTACAATCAGGTAGAGGTAGTGGCCAATAATAATATTGTGATGGAGGGTGGAAGTGCAGACAAGGTGGCTGGAGGAGCTGAGGAAGAAGCAAGCACCACCCCTGTCCCTGAGAGG GTACAAGTTGGTAACTCTCCTGTTTACAAGATAGAAAGGAAATTGGGTAAGGGTGGTTTTGGCCAAGTTTATGTTGGCAGAAGGATGAGTGGTGGTTCTGATCGAACTGGTCCTGATGCAATTGAG GTTGCATTAAAGTTTGAGCACAGAAACAGTAAAGGCTGCAATTATGGGCCTCCTTATGAATGGCAAGTCTACAG TACTCTGAATGGTTGTTATGGCATTCCCTGGGTTCATTACAAGGGTAGACAAGGAGATTTTTATATTCTG gTCATGGACATGCTTGGGCCCAGTCTTTGGGATGTATGGAACTCTCTTGGCCAATC GATGTCACCAAGTATGGTTGCTTGCATTGCAGTGGAGGCAATATCAATCCTTGAGAAGCTCCATTTAAAAGG CTTTGTGCATGGAGATGTAAAACCAGAAAACTTTTTGCTTGGTCAACCGGGAACGGCTGATGATAAGAAGTTATATCTCATTGATCTTGGTTTGG CATCGAGATGGAAGGATGCATCGTCTGGTCTACATGTTGATTATGATCAGAGACCTGATATATTTAG GGGAACAATAAGGTATGCAAGTGTACATGCACATTTAGGTAGGACTGGAAGCCGAAGGGATGATCTTGAGTCCCTTGCATACACGTTAATATTTCTCATAAAAGGGAGACTACCATGGCAGGGTTATCAG GGTGACAATAAAAGCTTTCTTGTTTGTAAGAAAAAGATGGCCACTTCTCCCGAGTTGATGTGCTGCTTTTGTCCTCCTCCATTTAAACAGTTCCTTGAGGCTGTTACGAACATGAGATTCGATGAGGAGCCAAATTATTCCAAGCTTATATCACTTTTTGATAGCTTAATTGAACCATGCACTCCATTGAGACCTATCCGAATTGATGGTGCTCTTAAG GTCGGTCAAAAACGAGGAAGGATGCTTATAAATCTGGAAGAAGATGAGCAGCCTAAGAAGAAAGTACGACTAGGTAGTCCTGCAACGCAGTGGATATCAGTGTATAATGCACGCCGTCCCATGAAGCAGAG ATATCACTATAATGTAGCAGACACTAGGCTCCGGCAGCATGTGGACAAGGGTATTGAGGATGGGTTGTATATAAGCTGTGTTGCCTCTTCAGCGAATCTGTGGGCCCTAATCATGGATGCAGGAACGGGTTTTTCTTCTCAGGTATATGAGTTGTCACCAGCCTTCCTCCATAAG GATTGGATTATGGAGCAATGGGAGAAAAATTACTATATCAGTTCAATAGCTGGTGCAGTTAATGGAAGTTCTTTGGTTGTCATGTCCAAAG GGACTCCCTACACACAGCAGTCATATAAAGTTAGCGAATCATTTCCTTTTAAATGGATAAACAAGAAGTGGAAAGAAGGATTCCATGTTACCTCTATGACTACTGCTGGCAATCGCTGGGGTGTTGTCATGTCCAGGAATGCGGGATATTCTGATCAG GTTGTGGAGCTCGACTTTTTGTATCCGAGCGAGGGAATACATCGTCGATGGGAGAGTGGTTACCGGATTACATCCATGGCTGCTACTGCTGATCAGGCTGCTTTCATACTTAGCATTCCAAAGCGAAAATTGCTTGATGAAACTCAAGAGACTTTGCGTACCTCTGCCTTCCCTAGCACGCATGTAAAG GAAAAATGGTCCAAGAATCTGTACATTGCTTCAATCTGTTACGGGCGGACAGTTTGCTAG